A stretch of Desulfobacter hydrogenophilus DNA encodes these proteins:
- a CDS encoding formate dehydrogenase accessory protein FdhE has protein sequence MERLDSREHLPADLSALLGKTALLQAENTGGLQLDLSGIPLSQVPVCSPLNFSLDMKNFKVLTARIMEAILDERDVMPASMVDAVVQFQGVVEKKGLSFEQAWNEIQTRFAGGDFSGPVLKKWEEQIPDAPSALPFLVMAAAAPSIQAAGRAMAEAKGIDPEQIHAGGACPVCGSPPYMLELRGKEGQRFAHCSFCRFIYRIRRLACACCNIDKADQLSNFTAEGESGFQVETCAECNTYIKTIDFRELDREAFAPLNDLESLPLDMLAANYGYKRMAFSAWCI, from the coding sequence AGGCGGCCTTCAGCTTGATTTGTCAGGTATCCCTCTTTCACAAGTCCCGGTCTGTTCTCCCTTGAATTTCTCCCTGGATATGAAAAATTTTAAAGTCCTGACTGCCCGGATCATGGAGGCTATCCTTGACGAAAGAGACGTCATGCCCGCTTCTATGGTTGATGCGGTAGTTCAGTTTCAAGGGGTGGTTGAAAAAAAAGGCCTTTCTTTTGAACAAGCCTGGAACGAGATCCAGACCCGTTTTGCCGGCGGTGATTTTTCAGGGCCTGTTTTAAAAAAATGGGAAGAGCAAATCCCTGACGCACCATCTGCACTACCCTTTCTTGTCATGGCCGCTGCTGCGCCAAGCATTCAAGCAGCAGGGCGTGCCATGGCTGAGGCCAAAGGAATTGACCCTGAACAGATCCATGCCGGTGGTGCCTGTCCCGTGTGTGGCAGCCCGCCATATATGCTGGAACTTCGGGGAAAAGAAGGGCAAAGATTTGCCCACTGCTCCTTTTGCAGGTTTATCTACCGAATCAGACGGCTGGCCTGTGCCTGTTGCAACATTGACAAGGCGGATCAATTAAGCAATTTTACGGCAGAAGGCGAATCCGGATTTCAGGTGGAGACCTGCGCCGAGTGCAATACCTATATAAAAACAATTGATTTTCGGGAACTTGACCGAGAAGCTTTCGCCCCACTTAATGACCTTGAATCCTTGCCCCTGGACATGCTTGCCGCAAATTACGGCTATAAGCGCATGGCTTTTTCGGCATGGTGCATCTAA
- a CDS encoding arsenate reductase ArsC: protein MPKKNILFVCEMNTCRSQMAEGWAHNLHPDELNAFSAGIITGSLDPLAVKVMKEENIDISGHETHTVKDFLQEDIDWVITVCDTAAQQCPRFPPEVNIICQSFDNPPELARNLENEEDKLAIYRRVRDEIRTFIKELPKKL from the coding sequence ATGCCAAAAAAAAATATACTTTTTGTTTGTGAAATGAATACTTGTCGTAGTCAGATGGCTGAGGGGTGGGCTCATAATCTCCATCCTGACGAACTCAATGCTTTTTCGGCAGGTATTATTACAGGGTCACTTGATCCCCTTGCAGTTAAAGTTATGAAAGAGGAGAATATTGACATTTCTGGTCATGAAACGCATACGGTTAAAGACTTCCTCCAAGAGGATATTGACTGGGTCATAACGGTTTGCGATACAGCCGCTCAGCAGTGCCCCCGTTTTCCGCCCGAGGTAAATATCATTTGTCAATCGTTTGATAATCCACCTGAATTAGCCCGTAATTTAGAAAATGAAGAGGATAAACTTGCTATTTATAGACGGGTCAGGGACGAGATAAGAACTTTTATTAAAGAATTGCCAAAAAAATTATAG
- the fdnG gene encoding formate dehydrogenase-N subunit alpha: MDLTRRNFVKMASATVAGITAMPAFTGLGCSAVSKSATHAKQLNPKWTKQTTSICAFCSVGCGLLVNTDLGTKRAVNVEGDPDHPINQGALCAKGAATIQMTENPKRTLTCLYREPYGKAFIPKDWDWCKKRIARLIKDSRDKSFEAKNDKGQEVNRTMGIASMGSAAIDNEECLAMHSFTRSLGLVYIEHQARIUHSATVAALGETFGRGAMTNHWIDLKNSDCILIMGSNAAENHPISFKWALKAQQKGAKIIHVDPRFTRTSAKADKYMALRSGTDIAVLGGLIRYILENENYFLPYVTEYTNASFILGEDYEFKDGLFSGFNEKTRIYDKATWTFEKDENGLPKRDKTLNHPRCVLNIMKEHYHRYTLDKVSAISGLSKKDLLYFYQTYAATGKRGKAGTIMYAMGWTQHSVGVQNIRAMAMIQLLLGNIGVAGGGVNALRGECNVQGSTDYALLFHILPGYIKTPVAGLDTLEAYNNAFTPKNNDPESANWWQNYPKYSASLIKAMYSDDKIEEAYRYLPKLDSLSSDKYSWIPLIHRMWEGKFSGALIWGMNPACSGPDSVKTREAISKLDWMVNVNLFQCETSDFWKGPGMNPEEIKTETFYIPCASAIEKDGSVSNSGRWCQWRYQGPEAPKGILSDGHYFHELWEEVAKLYEKEGGAFPEPITRLSFNNMCKKDAHGHYHFSADQTAKLANGWFTRDVTIKGKSFKKGQQVPSFAYLMDDGSTTSGNWLYCNSYTDAGNMAQRRDPSQTEDQARIGLYPNWTWCWPVNRRILYNRASVDLQGKPWNKEKAVIAWDGETWKGDVPDGGWAPGTRHPFIMRKNGFGQLFGPGRADGPLPEHYEPLECPVHSHPFSSQLNNPVSIEVGNEKKAACDARFPFVASTYRVTEHWQTGSMTRWMSWLVEAEPQMFVEISPQLAKLRGIKNGDRAMVESVRGSLWAIAMVTERIQPFNIDGNEIHMVGMPWHYGWIAPLNGGDSANIVTPNVGDPNTGIPEYKAFMVNLRKWKEGDKL; the protein is encoded by the coding sequence ATGGACTTAACCCGTAGAAATTTTGTGAAAATGGCCTCTGCCACAGTTGCAGGAATTACAGCGATGCCGGCATTTACCGGCCTGGGTTGCTCTGCAGTTTCAAAGTCTGCAACGCATGCCAAACAACTGAATCCCAAATGGACGAAACAGACCACATCCATCTGTGCTTTTTGCTCTGTGGGATGCGGTCTTCTGGTAAACACGGACCTTGGGACAAAGCGGGCCGTCAACGTTGAAGGGGACCCTGATCATCCCATCAACCAGGGCGCATTATGTGCCAAAGGTGCGGCCACCATCCAGATGACGGAAAACCCCAAACGGACCCTGACCTGCCTCTACCGGGAACCCTATGGAAAAGCGTTTATCCCCAAGGACTGGGATTGGTGCAAAAAACGAATTGCCCGTCTGATCAAAGATTCCCGGGATAAATCCTTTGAGGCTAAAAACGATAAAGGCCAAGAAGTCAACCGGACAATGGGAATTGCCTCCATGGGCTCTGCTGCCATTGACAACGAAGAGTGTCTGGCCATGCACAGCTTTACCCGGTCTTTGGGACTTGTCTATATTGAACACCAGGCCAGGATCTGACATAGTGCAACTGTAGCGGCTCTGGGAGAGACGTTTGGACGCGGTGCTATGACCAATCACTGGATTGATTTAAAAAACAGTGACTGTATTTTAATTATGGGCAGCAATGCTGCCGAAAATCATCCTATCTCCTTTAAATGGGCCCTGAAGGCCCAGCAGAAAGGGGCTAAAATTATCCATGTGGATCCCCGATTCACAAGAACTTCAGCCAAGGCCGATAAATATATGGCCCTACGTTCCGGAACCGATATTGCCGTTCTGGGCGGCTTGATTCGTTATATTCTTGAAAATGAGAACTATTTTCTTCCCTATGTAACCGAATATACAAATGCCTCTTTTATCCTGGGTGAGGATTATGAGTTTAAAGATGGTCTTTTCAGCGGTTTCAACGAAAAGACAAGGATCTATGACAAAGCCACATGGACATTTGAAAAAGATGAGAACGGTCTCCCCAAGCGGGATAAAACACTGAATCATCCCCGGTGTGTGTTGAATATAATGAAAGAACACTATCACCGGTACACCCTTGATAAGGTATCTGCCATATCAGGCCTGTCCAAAAAGGATCTGCTTTATTTTTATCAAACCTATGCGGCTACCGGTAAACGTGGAAAAGCAGGCACTATCATGTACGCCATGGGCTGGACCCAGCATTCTGTAGGCGTTCAGAATATTCGGGCCATGGCCATGATCCAGCTGCTTTTGGGTAACATTGGCGTTGCCGGCGGCGGTGTTAATGCGTTACGCGGTGAATGTAATGTGCAAGGTTCCACGGACTATGCCCTGCTTTTCCATATTCTGCCCGGTTATATCAAAACACCGGTGGCCGGCCTGGATACCCTGGAGGCCTATAACAATGCCTTTACGCCGAAAAACAATGACCCTGAAAGTGCCAACTGGTGGCAGAATTACCCGAAATACTCGGCCAGTTTGATCAAGGCCATGTATTCGGATGATAAGATCGAGGAAGCTTACCGGTATCTTCCCAAGTTAGACAGCCTCTCTTCGGATAAATACTCCTGGATTCCCCTGATTCATCGCATGTGGGAAGGCAAATTTTCAGGGGCGTTGATATGGGGAATGAATCCCGCCTGTTCAGGTCCTGATTCTGTGAAAACCCGTGAGGCCATCAGTAAACTTGACTGGATGGTCAATGTAAACCTTTTCCAGTGTGAAACTAGCGATTTCTGGAAAGGGCCGGGAATGAATCCTGAAGAAATCAAAACAGAGACGTTTTATATCCCCTGCGCTTCAGCCATTGAAAAGGACGGATCGGTCTCCAACTCCGGCCGATGGTGTCAGTGGCGGTATCAAGGGCCCGAGGCGCCCAAAGGGATTCTCTCGGATGGGCACTACTTCCATGAGTTGTGGGAAGAGGTTGCCAAACTTTACGAGAAGGAGGGCGGGGCATTTCCTGAGCCCATTACCCGTTTAAGCTTCAACAATATGTGTAAAAAGGACGCCCACGGTCATTACCATTTCAGTGCCGATCAGACTGCAAAGCTGGCCAACGGCTGGTTTACCCGGGATGTGACCATAAAAGGGAAATCCTTTAAAAAAGGACAGCAGGTTCCCTCTTTTGCTTATCTGATGGATGACGGCTCCACCACATCGGGTAACTGGCTCTATTGCAACTCTTACACGGATGCCGGGAATATGGCCCAGAGACGCGATCCTTCCCAGACAGAAGATCAGGCTCGCATCGGTCTTTATCCCAATTGGACCTGGTGCTGGCCGGTTAACCGAAGAATCTTATACAACCGCGCGTCTGTTGATCTTCAAGGAAAGCCCTGGAACAAGGAAAAGGCTGTTATTGCATGGGATGGAGAGACCTGGAAGGGCGATGTCCCGGACGGTGGATGGGCGCCGGGTACACGGCATCCCTTTATCATGCGCAAAAACGGTTTTGGACAGCTGTTTGGACCTGGGCGTGCGGATGGACCTTTGCCGGAACATTATGAACCCCTTGAGTGTCCTGTTCATAGCCATCCCTTCTCTTCTCAGCTCAACAATCCCGTCTCCATAGAGGTGGGCAATGAGAAAAAGGCCGCATGCGATGCAAGGTTCCCCTTTGTGGCCAGTACCTACCGGGTAACTGAACACTGGCAGACCGGCTCCATGACCCGGTGGATGTCATGGCTTGTGGAAGCGGAACCCCAGATGTTTGTGGAGATCAGCCCCCAGTTGGCCAAGCTCCGGGGTATTAAAAATGGGGATCGGGCCATGGTTGAAAGTGTTCGCGGTTCTTTATGGGCCATAGCCATGGTGACCGAGCGTATTCAGCCTTTCAACATTGACGGTAATGAAATCCACATGGTGGGCATGCCCTGGCATTATGGATGGATTGCCCCCTTGAATGGCGGTGATTCAGCCAATATTGTGACCCCTAACGTGGGTGATCCCAATACAGGTATTCCCGAGTATAAGGCCTTTATGGTTAACCTGCGCAAGTGGAAAGAGGGAGATAAATTATGA
- a CDS encoding MvdC/MvdD family ATP grasp protein: MTILIISDISDLQVYWVTHFLNKWGINHQIFSPAEYPLKITQSTHLSSISPDCDQWVLENGNIIDPSKIKSVWYRKPALPQLPNDLKDYEREYALNECRQSLYGLYNSLDHAFWISSIHNLRISSNKPLQLRMAISLGFLIPETLITNEPKQAIEFAERFNGNIIYKTLSDGILYTREGPWEEPRVHGEIYATFLSGIDPKVFGAVRNTPCLFQEYIKKDYELRVTVVHDKVFAVEIHSQDCSRAKIDWRKANIQDVPHKLHKLPRNIREKCLALVKGLGLEFGAIDLIRRHDGEYVFLEINPNGQYGWLEDTIGTQISEYIAKVLAGKTEKYV, translated from the coding sequence ATGACGATATTAATAATTAGTGATATTTCCGACCTCCAAGTCTATTGGGTAACCCATTTTTTAAATAAATGGGGTATAAATCATCAAATATTTAGCCCAGCAGAATATCCACTTAAAATAACTCAGAGTACACACCTTTCCTCTATTAGTCCTGATTGTGATCAATGGGTATTAGAAAATGGTAACATTATTGACCCAAGTAAAATAAAGTCTGTTTGGTACCGAAAACCAGCCCTGCCTCAGCTTCCAAACGATTTGAAAGATTATGAAAGGGAGTATGCCCTTAATGAATGTCGACAATCACTTTATGGTTTGTATAATAGTCTTGATCATGCTTTCTGGATAAGTTCAATTCATAATTTACGAATATCAAGTAATAAGCCTCTCCAATTAAGGATGGCAATATCCCTCGGTTTTTTGATTCCAGAGACTTTAATTACAAACGAACCTAAACAAGCAATAGAATTTGCAGAACGTTTTAATGGAAATATTATATATAAGACACTTTCTGATGGTATTCTTTATACACGTGAAGGGCCTTGGGAAGAGCCACGAGTACATGGTGAAATCTATGCCACCTTTTTAAGTGGGATAGATCCTAAGGTATTTGGTGCGGTGAGAAATACGCCTTGTTTGTTTCAGGAGTATATAAAAAAGGATTACGAATTAAGAGTAACAGTAGTCCATGATAAAGTCTTCGCTGTTGAAATTCATTCGCAAGATTGCTCAAGGGCTAAGATAGATTGGCGCAAAGCAAATATTCAGGACGTCCCCCATAAACTACATAAACTTCCACGCAATATAAGAGAAAAATGTCTGGCATTAGTTAAAGGGCTTGGTCTAGAGTTCGGTGCTATTGATTTAATACGTCGCCATGATGGTGAATATGTATTTTTGGAAATTAACCCAAATGGTCAATACGGATGGCTTGAAGATACGATTGGGACTCAAATTAGTGAATATATTGCTAAGGTATTGGCGGGAAAAACTGAAAAATATGTATAA
- a CDS encoding cytochrome c3 family protein: MMKNKIYILLTAALITLGLCLHVQADEGMQKTFEAPEDDLEINYIKGHSSKNLSVTFNHSSHESFECIDCHHKMEELKGEASPRSCAACHNNFSPDNLEGDKSYFKAMHQISFTQAQNRSCLGCHTDEMGKDDKDMTGCNASACHSEGIR; this comes from the coding sequence ATGATGAAAAATAAAATATATATACTTCTGACTGCAGCCCTTATAACTTTGGGGCTCTGCCTGCATGTTCAGGCTGACGAAGGCATGCAAAAGACCTTTGAAGCACCTGAAGACGACCTGGAAATTAACTATATAAAAGGACACAGCAGCAAGAATTTGTCGGTAACCTTCAACCACTCAAGCCATGAAAGTTTTGAGTGTATTGACTGTCACCACAAGATGGAAGAGCTCAAAGGAGAAGCCTCTCCCCGAAGCTGCGCCGCCTGTCACAATAACTTCAGCCCCGATAATCTCGAGGGCGACAAAAGCTATTTTAAGGCGATGCACCAGATCAGTTTTACGCAGGCCCAAAACCGCTCATGTCTGGGGTGTCATACCGACGAGATGGGTAAGGATGACAAGGATATGACCGGATGTAACGCTTCAGCCTGTCACTCTGAAGGTATTCGCTGA
- the fdhD gene encoding formate dehydrogenase accessory sulfurtransferase FdhD: MVIENESTQFDVRRYSQGRFHKETCHVSVDITLIVEVNGFEIASLLCTPSHIEALARGFLFSTGVIQRAEDIESLDLEKHEQIVRVRVKTVSGSEGQGKPVYPSGVGKDVTHEVRENHPGLLPIAPHSGVDPEGLIKNMEWLLQCSVLHRQTGGVHTAAVSIANAMPGFHIDDISRHNAVDKVIGTLLMDNTPPENMVLLVSGRISIEVLQKAATFGIPVLASRGAPTRETILMAQKAGITVVGYARPDRFTLFSHSQRIQNM, translated from the coding sequence ATGGTGATAGAAAACGAGTCAACCCAATTCGATGTTCGTCGATACAGTCAGGGGCGATTTCACAAGGAAACCTGTCATGTGTCAGTGGACATTACCCTGATTGTTGAGGTTAATGGATTTGAAATAGCTTCACTGCTGTGCACACCCTCCCACATAGAGGCTTTGGCCCGGGGATTTCTATTTTCCACCGGGGTGATCCAGCGTGCTGAAGATATTGAATCGCTTGATTTGGAGAAACATGAGCAGATAGTCCGGGTCAGGGTAAAAACCGTTTCAGGTTCTGAAGGCCAAGGAAAGCCAGTATACCCCTCCGGCGTCGGCAAAGATGTCACCCATGAAGTCCGTGAAAATCATCCGGGCCTTTTGCCCATCGCCCCCCATTCAGGCGTTGATCCTGAGGGTTTGATCAAAAATATGGAGTGGCTGCTGCAGTGCTCTGTGCTCCACCGGCAGACCGGCGGGGTTCACACTGCAGCCGTGAGCATTGCCAATGCCATGCCCGGATTCCACATTGACGACATCAGCCGTCACAACGCTGTGGACAAGGTCATAGGCACCCTGCTCATGGACAACACCCCGCCTGAGAATATGGTATTGTTAGTGTCCGGCCGAATTTCCATTGAGGTTCTCCAGAAGGCGGCAACATTTGGAATTCCTGTCCTGGCTTCACGGGGTGCTCCCACCCGCGAAACAATCCTCATGGCCCAAAAAGCAGGTATCACGGTAGTCGGTTATGCCCGGCCCGATCGGTTTACACTGTTTTCACACTCCCAGCGGATTCAAAATATGTGA
- a CDS encoding 4Fe-4S dicluster domain-containing protein produces MNGKSFFVDLTLCTACRGCQVACKQWKDLPAEQTRNVGSHQNPQDLSAHTLKLVRFKEVRDKKGELRWNFFPEQCRHCIEPPCKYMLNMYKSNAVTHDSKTGAVVYNESVTLSKSVDLAPDQLCPYNVPRKNEETGQWTKCDMCIDRVQQGLKPACVTACPTGTMNFGDRDAMLEMAGKRLEAVKKTHPNAFLADPEDVRVIYLCQSDADDYASHVVAQAAHKQAIWAQVRPAEQTRRQFLTGQFKFGNNRG; encoded by the coding sequence ATGAATGGTAAAAGTTTTTTCGTAGATTTAACCCTGTGCACCGCATGCCGGGGATGCCAGGTGGCCTGCAAGCAGTGGAAAGACCTGCCTGCTGAACAGACGCGCAATGTCGGCTCCCACCAAAATCCTCAGGATCTGTCTGCTCATACCCTGAAACTGGTCCGGTTTAAAGAGGTTCGGGATAAAAAAGGAGAGCTTAGATGGAATTTTTTCCCGGAACAGTGCCGGCACTGCATTGAACCGCCCTGCAAATATATGCTTAATATGTACAAGTCCAATGCTGTGACCCATGATTCTAAAACCGGTGCTGTGGTCTACAACGAATCGGTCACGTTGAGCAAGAGTGTGGATCTGGCACCGGATCAGTTATGCCCTTACAATGTCCCCCGGAAAAATGAAGAGACCGGGCAGTGGACCAAATGCGACATGTGCATTGATCGGGTTCAGCAAGGCTTGAAGCCGGCATGTGTGACGGCCTGCCCCACGGGCACCATGAATTTTGGTGACCGGGATGCCATGCTGGAAATGGCCGGAAAACGTTTAGAAGCGGTTAAAAAGACCCATCCCAACGCATTTCTGGCAGATCCGGAAGATGTACGGGTGATCTATCTTTGCCAATCAGATGCCGATGATTATGCCTCCCATGTTGTGGCACAGGCAGCGCATAAACAGGCTATTTGGGCCCAGGTCCGGCCTGCTGAGCAGACCCGGCGGCAATTTCTCACAGGACAGTTCAAATTTGGCAATAATCGTGGATAA
- the mobA gene encoding molybdenum cofactor guanylyltransferase: protein MEKFDCTGVILAGGCNSRLPGIKKTFHKIGSKTIIERIISVFSKLFPQVILVVNDPRDFLGLDALVVTDIDPSQCALAGLHAGLFYADFDWSYVTACDTPFVSEKIIRYLLAQRDYGKQIIIPKTRGGLEMLSALYHKSCLPRVETNLEKQVFKIKKILRPKKSIQIPPRVLEYLDQDMRFALNVNTLQDLETARNWVLTQGERKEGKDGDQVQEKSQNSTPGE, encoded by the coding sequence TTGGAAAAATTTGACTGCACGGGCGTAATCCTGGCCGGCGGTTGCAATAGCAGACTTCCCGGCATAAAAAAAACATTTCACAAGATAGGATCAAAGACCATCATCGAACGAATTATCAGCGTGTTTTCAAAGCTTTTCCCCCAGGTGATTCTGGTGGTCAATGATCCCAGGGATTTTCTGGGTCTGGATGCGTTGGTTGTTACGGATATTGACCCGTCCCAGTGTGCCCTTGCAGGGCTTCACGCAGGTCTTTTTTACGCCGATTTTGATTGGAGTTATGTCACGGCCTGCGACACTCCCTTTGTCAGTGAGAAAATTATCCGGTATCTTTTGGCGCAGCGGGACTATGGCAAACAAATTATCATCCCCAAAACCAGGGGAGGCCTTGAAATGCTGTCCGCGCTCTATCATAAGTCCTGCCTTCCCCGGGTTGAAACAAACCTGGAAAAACAGGTATTTAAGATCAAAAAAATTTTAAGGCCGAAAAAAAGTATACAAATCCCGCCCCGGGTGCTGGAATACCTGGACCAGGACATGCGGTTTGCACTTAATGTTAATACGTTACAAGATCTTGAAACTGCCAGAAACTGGGTTCTAACCCAGGGTGAGCGCAAAGAAGGCAAAGACGGTGATCAAGTTCAAGAAAAAAGTCAAAACAGCACCCCCGGGGAATAA